In one Gossypium hirsutum isolate 1008001.06 chromosome D09, Gossypium_hirsutum_v2.1, whole genome shotgun sequence genomic region, the following are encoded:
- the LOC107892102 gene encoding AMSH-like ubiquitin thioesterase 3 gives MKIDVNAMARRVEVDNRIPLHYYYRIADNLLKQASIYRDEKNIVDLYIILLRYSSLVSETIPFHRDYHVSLQKEKAMYRKRLLAVLDELESLKPKVHRRIEELNKARAGAKLLEPDGYKTTSYGFEKTSPLEWPHVNKGSSMNLDIKQPANMAVQSSWKYNNNSNQFDKQFQKLSLNIPLPNKETLSRHSFLGPNGLRGQWLGPSAEIKVQYPSNMDLVPAENSGPNQAGQYGPLAVKDGDPGQVGSAMESVLSLDDGRWLQPAEGSCHPLITEAKEDPFQFVSIKQPLPPPVLAQVQQDITPIPPSRVADPRPGPAKPSEDGMPNTNSYQHLHVPVHMMEDFLRLARANTEKNLETCGVLAGSLKNRVFHITTLIIPKQESTSDSCSTLNEEEIFEVQDKLSLFPLGWIHTHPTQTCFMSSVDLHTHYSYQIMLPEAIAIVMAPTDTSSPHGIFHLSDPGGVSIIRNCQQRGFHPHEEPLDGTPIYEHCSHVFMNPKIKFDVVDLR, from the exons atgaagatCGACGTTAATGCGATGGCTCGTAGAGTCGAAGTCGATAATCGAATTCCTCTCCATTATTATTACCGAATCGCCGATAATCTCCTCAAACAG gcAAGCATTTACCGAGACGAAAAGAATATAGTAGATTTGTATATAATACTACTAAGATATTCAAG tTTGGTATCAGAAACTATACCATTTCATCGGGATTACCATGTTTCACTTCAGAAAGAAAAGGCTATGTATAGAAAG AGGCTTTTAGCTGTACTTGATGAGCTTGAATCTTTGAAACCAAAGGTTCACCGGAGAATTGAAGAACTAAATAAAGCTCGTGCAGGGGCTAAATTGCTTGAACCTGATGGCTATAAAACCACTTCCTATGGCTTCGAGAAGACATCACCTTTGGAGTGGCCCCATGTAAATAAAGGATCTAGTATGAACTTGGATATTAAGCAG CCTGCCAACATGGCTGTTCAATCTTCATGGAAgtataacaataatagtaatcAATTTGACAAGCAGTTCCAGAAGTT GTCTCTCAATATACCACTTCCAAATAAAGAAACATTGTCTAGACACTCGTTTCTTGGTCCTAATGGTCTTCGAGGCCAGTGGCTTGGACCTAGTGCTGAGATAAAG GTTCAATATCCAAGCAATATGGACTTGGTTCCTGCGGAAAATTCAGG GCCAAATCAGGCTGGACAATACGGTCCTTTGGCTGTAAAAGATGGTGATCCAGGACAGGTTGGTTCTGCAATGGAGTCAGTGCTCTCCTTAGATGATGGTCGATGGTTACAGCCTGCTGAGGGTTCGTGTCACCCTTTGATTACCGAAGCAAAGGAGGACCCTTTCCAGTTTGTCAGTATCAAACAACCTTTGCCTCCTCCTGTTCTTGCTCAAGTGCAGCAAGACATTACTCCAATACCTCCATCAAGAGTGGCTGATCCAAGACCTGGTCCAGCAAAGCCATCTGAAGATGGAATGCCAAACACTAATTCATATCAGCATTTACATGTT CCAGTACACATGATGGAGGATTTCTTACGACTAGCTCGGGCAAATACAGAAAAAAATTTGGAAACATGTGGTGTTCTAGCGGGATCATTG AAAAACAGGGTTTTCCATATCACCACACTTATAATCCCAAAGCAGGAGTCCACTTCAGATTCG TGTTCAACATtaaatgaagaagaaatttttgaagTTCAAGATAAATTGTCTCTGTTTCCACTGGGTTGGATTCAT aCACACCCAACTCAGACTTGTTTCATGTCATCGGTTGATCTTCACACTCATTACTCATATCAG attatgTTACCAGAAGCAATTGCAATTGTTATGGCCCCTACCGATACATCCAG CCCACATGGTATCTTTCATCTGTCCGATCCAGGCGGTGTGTCCATCATTCGGAACTGTCAACAACGAGGATTTCATCCGCATGAGGAGCCTTTAGATGGAACACCAATCTACGAGCATTGCTCTCATGTATTTATGAACCCAAAGATAAAGTTCGACGTTGTTGATCTCCGGTGA